The genomic stretch TGGTATTTCCGAAAAGCAGAGTGTAAGTAAAATTAGATAGACTGGATACattaaaatcaaaacatttaataaaataaaacatctttttttcctccctgaaagtTGTATTAAAAATACGTAAATATACATTTCTTCAGAAAGGAGATAAAGCTCTTTGTTCTGGTGGTGCATaatcatttttcaaagcaattaaaTCAATTAGACAAATGTGTTTGGTGGGTTTGAATGAATAGGCCAggcaagctttttttcctttgcttctctgtcAAATGAATCATAGATTGAGTCTTTGGTTACAGTTTTGGCCGGCGCTGGGATTTCTGAGATCCCAACGTAATTTTTTTTGGCTATCCTTGAACTGGTGGTGATGGTGTATGCGTTGCTTCTGTAGCATTTCATGGAGGACATGCAAAAAGTTTCTTTCATCCCTCTTCTGAAGTTTGCATTATACACTGCGTATAGGGTTGGCTTAGAGGCTGAAGAGCTAAAAGAGATCCATGTGATAGCCATGAAAACCAAGGAACTCTTTCTGTAGTCTTTTTCATGTGGGTGCCACAGCTGTACCACATAAAAAGGGAGCCAGGACAGAAGAAACAATAAATTTAACATTAGGAACATCTTGATGGTCTTCACTTTTGTCCTTGGAACAATATTCATTGTCCTCCTGACAGTCCTGCCATCAGTGCCTATTCTCCAAATGTACTTGATGACTTTCTGGTAGAATAGGATAATGAGAATAGATGGGATCAAAAACACCACAAGGAGGTGGATGATACTGTAGATGGCTCCCTCCCAAGAATTTGGGAGAAAAAAGTTGCAATGGTCATCCCAGTTGGAGCcatagaaaaagaaagcaggcaATGCAAACACAGCATCAAAAATCCAAGATGCTACAATCATTTTCTTGGCTTTCTCCCTTGACACTTTGAAGCTCAAGGGGTAGACAATAGTGTAGAATCGATCCACACATATGGAGAGGAGCACGTATATCTGGACTCCAGGGGTGAGATATTGTATGTACCTTACCAGCTTGCACATCATATTCCCCAGCGTCCACTTGCCTGATGTAAACTGGAGCAGCACGAAGGGGGTGCTTGCCACACTGATGAGAAGGTCTGCACAAGCCATGGAGACAACAAAGTAGTTGGTGGTTGACTGTGTCCTCCTGCTCCTGTGGATCACTAAGCAAACAAGGGAGTTTCCAAAGATGGAAAACAGCCACAATACTCCAAAAATCATGCTGGCTGCTATGATTTCCTCTGGCCTCAGATCATACTGCAAGACAGTATGGTTCCTGTTTGACCTGGCCTCTTTGCCTGACTCTGTCGTCTCATGGCTAGCAGGAGGGATCGAGGTTTTGGGGTAGCTGAAGTTCTGCAGCAGGAGCAATGATGTAGGGAGAGCAAAAGGAGCATTGTTGTTATCCATACCGTGCGCAAACATCACAGCCATGTTTTCTACTCAGGCTCTGCATAAAGAGAGAAGCCAAAAGGTTATATCTAATAAATGTGTGTGAAAACCTATCTTGATCAATGAAAGATAATCTTAAGTAAAATACACCGATTTCAGAGAAATGGTCAAAAATACACTATGGGATTTTCTGATATGGCAGAGGCCATTAAATTTCGCACAGATTTTTATTAATGTTCCAAATACTTTAGGACAAATATTTCTGTCCTCTGAAGGATAAATGTCCACCTCACAGATACACACTGAGGTGCCACCAATGCTTGTGACCTGCAAACTAAGCGAGTGGAGTATACCCTGCTGATCCTGGGAATGAGGTATACTTCATAGGGTGAGTGGAAGTTACGAAAAAACAAACACTGTCTCTGTTCATTTGACTGCATGTAGATCTGGACAGCAGATTAGACAGGAGGCGTTTCTTAAACTTAGAGGTAGAATGGGGAATACTATCTTCCACAATAATATCTTCAGTATTTCAGGGTACtaaaggccaaattctgctccagTCAACCCGTATAATAACATTGGTATTAATATACCTAAGTTTAGCATGAAGTACATACAAAGCTGCTGTGAGGCTATGATTTCATAAGAGGCAAAGGTTGATAAGCACAAAAAATGCTAAGTATTTGCTAGCTCATGTTCTGTTTACAAGCCATCCAAAGATGACTTGTCCTTTTTCACTAGCAGAGGCACTGCTGGGCCCACCCAATTTGAGCAggctgtttttttggtgttttttttttcctccttaaattgCAGAATCTGAATCCTTTTGCTTCTGGACTTATTTTTGGAAGGCAAGAAAGATCTGGGTTTGAAGGGAAGGTCGGCATAGTGGAAGGGCTTGTACCAAACTGGACAGGAACCCCTCCACATTGAGAAGTTCACCCTGGTTTCTGCAGTAACTCAAGGGAGAAAGGTTCGTATATCCAGAATCCTGTCTTTCCTTCACTCACAGGAAGTGCCATCAAGGACTGCAAGTGGTGGGAGTGGCAGAGGTCAGGAGGCGCATCGCTGGCATGGTTCTTTGGCATGAGTACTTGCCTGGGGAAGGTTTGGATGGTAGAAAAGGGGAGGTACACCTAGGGTGGAATGTGGCTGCTTACGCTGGAAGTAAGTGGCCAAGGCTGAGTGAAATAGTCTGAAGATGGCAGGGCTGCATTTTGGGCAAGTAAAACTGGGGACCTGGGCTGTTAAGTGAGAGAATGGTTAGAGGAGAGAGAGCTTCCCACTTAAGGCCCAGCACTGATGTCCCTGTTGTGTGGGAGTGACTTGATGCCTACAGCCAGAAGCAGAATCAGGAGCTAAGGAGTCATTTCAGTTGTGCTGAGGAGCACAGCATACCATTTTCAGAAATAGCTGGACACCTTAGAGTCCATTCAGAAGAGTAATGCTGGCTGCATATGTCCTGGCTTTGCTAGTTACCTGTCCCCTGTCAGCCTGAGAACTAGATGGTATGACACATCTTCCCCTCAACCCCAAatagtatattttttaattaactacAAAGCCTTGATATAGAGGGAAAACTCTGCGGGAGGAGGAAAATATTCTCATACACCTGAGTTGTGAGGAGAgccttttgatttttgtttcaagTTCCAGTGCTGCAGACTCTGGCTGTAGTGGTTGCACTATCATTAGATATGAATGCAGTCTGCTGTTGAGGCTCTCTATGATCTGGAAAAAACTAATGGAGAGGATTGATGTCCTTGCCTTGGTCAGGCACCTCCCAAGCAGGGAGTATGAATCTTTACAGCTTAAACTATAAGGCTAAGCTGTCAGGCTGAGATCTGTAGCACTGGTTATGTGTGCTGGAGAGAAACATTCATGACCTTTgaatatgcaattaaaaaaaaaattcttggcaTTCCATTAGTGGTGCCTGGAATAGTACTTTTTTCTCTGTTACCTGCTGTAATTCCACCTCAGGAAGAATGAGTAGAAGAGTATACATCTGTTTCCCTTAAAATCCTATAGATCTGTGACCAACCAGATAACTGAACTGGTGCCGTGAGCAGCTGAAAGTAGCACATAAATGCTTAAGCTGTGCCTGTCTTGGGCAGCCCGTGAGTTTTTTCACAGGAAAGCTCTTGCTGGGCTCTGATGGACCAAATCATGTTGTCAGGCCTAGAGATGTGCCAAATTCTGCTCTGAGGTGAGGACTCTGTAGCTGAAACGACCTGCTGGTTTGCAGCCATCAGAATGTTCCCTAACGGTTTGATTCACCATTCTTCTTAAACGTGAGTGCCTCAGCTTACAgtgtctcctttctctttttcctttcaagtaGATCCCTTTGTTTTCCTGCTGGATTCTTGCAGTCCTcctcattttcttcccctttgcagAAACTGCCTTGCCTATGTACTAGTATCACAGCCTTTATGGCTCTGAGGCAGGTTAGTGAACTGCCCCACCAAATCCGGGAGCACAGGGTGAAAAGAGAGGTCATAACAAGGTTTATAGGGGATTGTGGTTCTGCGAGTTGCTGAGCACCCCACTGTTACATTTATATTCATGGAGCTTGGGTGCCCTCAGCATTTACCACTCTAAAGCAGCATGGAGCACTAATTCAGTGTGGACTCTCATTGCTAACAACGAAATCACCTGTAATGCTGATTAAATCAataatctcttttccttttagaTGGTGTTTTTCACCTGCAGGGATGCTAAAGTTGCTGCTCTGGTTTTGAGGAAGCACTGAAATATGGCTTCTGTGATTAAACTGTAGCTATTAATTTGTGGTAGCTATGGTACACACCATAGAATGTGATAGATACAACCCTCTGTTTTAAGGGGGAGAATTAAGTATATATTCTCCAACTGAGACAAGAATGGAAATATTACTAGATAAGAATTTCCAGCTTTGGATTAGCTGGTGGCTGGGTTGGCTCTAGCCTATCACAGGCATAACATAGAGAAAGTACTTAATATTAGTGGCTATGCCTATACAGACATCTTGTCCTCGGCTGGAGCTCCCAAAAGTGTCCTTTCAATTGTGGTGTTGACATGTAAAGCCTCCTATTCATTAGAAATTAGAAGTATGTTCCTCTAGGTATGTCATATGAATACTTAACGCCAGAGTCTTGATACTGTGCAGTGTTAATCAGAACAAAATTCCTGAGCAGAAGATCAAAAAGCCCATCCCAGATGCCAGATAGAAAAGTCCAAAAAGCTACCACCATCTTCCCCAGCCTGCTAAGTGATCCAAACTCCctgctttgttttatgtttttcagaGTTTTGCTCTGCGTATAATCTAGCTTTACATTTATCACCAAATAATTTCTGCTTGTCTGCCTACCCAGAGTGGAACCTGAAAGTGCAAAGGCACTGGGCAAATTTGAGATCTTCCTCCTCGCATTGTGTATGTCGTCTTCAAGAATACAATATAATAAATAATCAGATGTGGAAAAGGAGAAGATGTACTAATTGTCTGACACGGTTACAGAAGATGTTTTTCCAGCTTTTTAGGGCCTACGTTCATTAGCCAAGCTTAATATAACACTGTATGTGTCAAATATACGGGCTTAATACACAATCAGCTACATGGCACAGGCATAAATTTAGCATGCTTAAAAGTGTGAAGGGTGATGAGAGCAGTGTGGCACATCTGCATAGCTACAGCCACTCCGTGTAGGCACAGGCAGCCTGCAGCAGACCTAGCTGTGCCTCTCTCTCCTCTGAAGCTCGGCCTCCGCAGCGTGCCTGGCACTGTTGGCCTCTGGGAGGAGAAAGTGGGTCAGAGCGTGAGTCACCAACACTGCTCCCAAAGTGCTTGGCTTTATTTAGCAGCTCTCATGTTCAAGCAATATTGGGAATGGCAACACCTCAGGTTAAGTTGAACACTTAGATGAAGCGGTCTGAGGCTAGTACCAACTGTTTTTGATGGAGCAGGTCGTGTTGAAGAGGGAACATCGCATGGGCCCTTCCTGTCAAAACAACAAAAGGGAGCATCAGCAGTGGCAGCCAGAAGTGTGTGTTGTGGTGGTTGGATTGCCAGCCACCTGCAAGGAGTAGGTCCTTTTGAATCTGCAAATGGGACACTGCGGCTTGTCCCTTCTTGTGATGGAGGGCTATGTGGGGAGGCCCTTGCTTTTCCCTAGTCGTTGCTCATCACTGGTTTCCCTCATCGTTTGCTTAGCGGCTCCGCTTGGCAGATAATTCTTGATTTCTGAAACAGCTCCTGCCTCTCTCTTCCCACCTTCCCTTATGGCAGAAGCTGCTCAGATGAGTCTGCTCTCCTGGAGATACCCTGCCTTCATCAGCTCTGTCTACGGGGGATTTGGGCTGTTTTTTCTGGCGGAGTGGCAGGATGCGCTGACAGTGCAGCCCACTAAATTCCTTGTTAGAATTATCTGTAATAGGATAATACATGTGGATCCTATTAACTGGATAGAAAAGAACATTATGGGCTAATTTTCTTCCTTAATTTCCCTTCTTGCCATGCAGAAATATGTGCTATTTAAAAATAGCCAGCTGCTTACTGCACAAATTAAGCTCAGTACCAGAGTAACCAGACAAAATTTCTTGCCCATTATTGAGGAATGGTGGAAGTCAGGCACAATAGTGACATCACTTCCTTAAGCCTTTAAAATATGCAAGCTTCTTAACACTGTTCTCAAATGATTTCTCCTGGCGAGCTAAATCTGTTGTCCACTTCTGTTCAGACATAAGACGTTTGGTAATGCACTCACAATGCAGGTGGATAAACCAAAAATGTGCTGTGTTATAGCACTCAAATAGtatttctttctgttgctttttaaccTAGGTGACTGTAGAGAAAGGAGAATGGCAAGAAATGTATCCAGCTATTTAGTACTTGAGCTTAGTTAGCAAAGGGAATGAAAGCTGAATGAGAGGAGCCTTGTCATGTGCGACCTTTCTCCAGGGACCGCTTTGTTGCATCGAGAGCTAGAATATTTGGTTACATGTCTCCCAGTGGCAGCAGTTTCCTGTTCAGTCAGACAGAAGAGGCACCCAACAGAAATGCAAGTAACATTATGTTCTGTGATTCTTTCTTCCTGGAAAAATCCACAGTCATGCAAAACACTGTCCACAAGGTCCAAATTAAAATACAACTGCAAAAATAGGGACTTCAGCTACCCTGAGCACAGGAACATTCTGGTTGAACAGCAATTACTTGTTAGCTGAAATGCttacttctgtttttaaagtaaatgctATCTGATTAACCAGTGTGCTCTGAGATTCCTGCATTCCTAGTCATACATCATTTTTCCTCCTACTGGAACAGAAGCCGATCTCCTTTTATACTAAACGGTCTCTATTCAACTCAGTGGGCTTAACTGCATTTTTCATAGGTGGCACTGAGACCAGAATCATGCCTTGATTTGTCACTGAGAGAAGGACCTTGGTGTAGTCTATGGCCCAGCTCATCTTTTTTATCTGTAGGCAAGGAGGTTTGCTGTAGTGGAGACATAAACTTCTGCATTATGAGTAACAGTCCTAATGTCAGCATGAGTATGAAAAGCCCAGCATGTGTACCACTCTGTGTGGGATGTGGATGCTAATGATTAAAGGTTCTGTATCCTGCTACATTATGAATCCTCAATTCCCAATCCCCAGCATCCCCAGCACTTGCTGCATTGCTTACTGGAATATGATCGATGTGTTGATGAGCTGTTCAGCTTGCAAACATCAGATCCTTGGAGGAACGGTGATGAGCTCTTTAGTCTCCCTCTGCCTAGCAGGCCAAATTAATAAGCACGTAGTGGACCCACAGAAGGTAGAAATTATGCATAGCAAATATATGTGGCCTAATTGAATTTTTATTTatcaaagatgtttttgtttgattttcctCTTAAGAAAACACTGATCTGAGTGAATGGACACTTTCTAGCAATTGTGAATCTGCACTGATGTAGCAATGCCAAAaaacttctctttgtttcttttgattGAGGATTTCCTATGTTTCTGTTTAAAAGCCTAGTTTTTGTACATTTTCATGGAAAACCAAAGAGAATGCTAAATGACTCTTAATCATCAAGGAGGGATTTCCTGGTGCCACAGTTCCTATTTTATGGACCTTAATATGCAGTTTGAAGGCCCAAGCACTCCCTTTTCAGAGATATCCCTTTGGGTTGATAGTAAAGGAATTATATTCTTCCTATCCCTCCAAACAGATCTCATACTTAGAGAAGAAGTACTTGAGTCACAAGAACTTCATAAAATCACTGCCATGTCTACTTTGCTGTTGTATTAAAGCCCATATGGTGTAGTTGCTATGTATTTACATGTTTACTGTCCTGTCTAGAAGTGTAGCTTCCTGGCTTCTGTTGCAACTGGGAACAGTGAAACCTGTTAAGATTCATGTAGGAGTGCAATATAAATGGCTCTTTTAGAGTTTAATGAAAAGAGCAAACATTTTTTCCTATCTGCTGTTTTTTAGGGttagaaagataaagaaaaagaacattgCACATTACTTACTTAGCACTAGCAGAGTGGCTTTTTTATTGAACACATTCTTTTGTCTCTCTGCATCATAACTGCAAAACGTAGTTGCAAGCTTTGGCCCAGGAAGTTATTTCAAAGACCTTGAATTGGTCATTTACTGTGTAGACCTCTCTCTCTAAATAATATCTCTGGAATAGTTGCCTGAATGGAAGAGGAATGCATGAGTTTAATCAACATCAGAATTGGAGTAAATTCAATTAGAATGGGTTGCTTTTGTCCAGGAGTAAGGTACTAGAAGGTGACATTTGTCCCTACCTTAATTCAAAGTAACTGCCTTATGCATGTACATGCTCAGTGTAATAATCATTGTATAGAAGTCTTTTAATCTTTAAATTTTAACATAGTCTTTTAATCTGGAAATGTGTTGTTATACAGAGATGACAGCATGCATGTTGAGGCCACTCAGTATTCCTGCTTCTAATGTCAGAATGCAGATACACATACTTTGGTAAGCACATGGACTCCCTGCCAGTTCTTTTCTCTGGTCTAGTACTTATAAAAATGCTCTGCTATTAGCCCTGTTTTTGTTATGAAGGCTTTCCTATCCTTCTGGCAGCTCTTCTGAGCACAGCTTGAAAATTTCTTGAGGTGAAGTGTGTTCTTCCTCACTCTCTATGTACCAGTGCATGGGGATGGAAAACACCTACCACTCTTTTTTATCGgtagaataaaatgttttgaatggAATAAAACCTTTGAGATTCATACCTGTATTTAGTATGCTGTCACCTTCATCCCTGACTACCCAGCTGGTGGGCATTCTTTTTGTTCTGCAGCACAGTTAGCTAAAGATGTACATGACTGGAAGTGTGCAGAGGCTGTTTCATGCATGAAGCTTTCTGTGCTGGTTTTGGTGACAGCTCAGCATAAAAGCTTCTCAGCTGAACTGATGATGTAAGATGATATACATTATTGTCTTACAACAGCTTCTGCGACTCTAACCTAGATTGCAGGGTGAGGTCATGGGAGCAGGAGATATGGACACAACTGAGTAAAGGAAGGAAATGTTCTTAAATTTCAGCGTATATAAAGAATATGTGTTGTACAAGGCTACTGCATGAGCATGAACATAAACAAGATTTTTCTGCTATGTGCCTGAGGAAGTAAGGTGAACTAGACAGTCTCTTTGCCATCAGTCTTGATTGA from Dromaius novaehollandiae isolate bDroNov1 chromosome 1, bDroNov1.hap1, whole genome shotgun sequence encodes the following:
- the GPR19 gene encoding probable G-protein coupled receptor 19, with the translated sequence MAVMFAHGMDNNNAPFALPTSLLLLQNFSYPKTSIPPASHETTESGKEARSNRNHTVLQYDLRPEEIIAASMIFGVLWLFSIFGNSLVCLVIHRSRRTQSTTNYFVVSMACADLLISVASTPFVLLQFTSGKWTLGNMMCKLVRYIQYLTPGVQIYVLLSICVDRFYTIVYPLSFKVSREKAKKMIVASWIFDAVFALPAFFFYGSNWDDHCNFFLPNSWEGAIYSIIHLLVVFLIPSILIILFYQKVIKYIWRIGTDGRTVRRTMNIVPRTKVKTIKMFLMLNLLFLLSWLPFYVVQLWHPHEKDYRKSSLVFMAITWISFSSSASKPTLYAVYNANFRRGMKETFCMSSMKCYRSNAYTITTSSRIAKKNYVGISEIPAPAKTVTKDSIYDSFDREAKEKKLAWPIHSNPPNTFV